One segment of Setaria viridis chromosome 4, Setaria_viridis_v4.0, whole genome shotgun sequence DNA contains the following:
- the LOC117851749 gene encoding 26S proteasome regulatory subunit 8 homolog A → MATVAMDVSQPSALPADGDKAAAAKGSGVGKGLERYYKQQIHDVDLGLLQKIKDLRRQEAQRNVINSRVKFCRDELRLLQEPASHVGEVVKVMSKSKVLVKVHPEGKYIVDVDKSIDIAKLMPSTRVALRSGSYMLHVILPSKVDPLVNLMKVEKVPDSTYDMIGGLDQQIKEIKEVIELPIKHPELFESLGIAQPKGVILYGPPGTGKTLLARAVAHHTDCTFIRVSGSELVQKYIGEGSRMVRELFVMAREHAPSIIFMDEIDSIGSARMGSGGGRGDSEVQRTMLELLNQLDGFEATHKIKVLMATNRIDILDQALLRPGRIDRKIEFPNPNETSRFDILKIHSRRMNLMRDIDLKKIAAKMNGASGAELKAICTEAGMFALRERRVHVTQEDFDMAVAKVMKKDTEKNMSLRKLWK, encoded by the exons ATGGCGACGGTGGCGATGGACGTCTCGCAGCCGTCGGCGCTGCCGGCGGACGGAgacaaggcggcggcggcgaaggggagTGGCGTGGGGAAGGGGCTGGAGCGGTACTACAAGCAGCAGATCCACGACGTGGACCTCGGGCTCCTGCAGAAGATCAAAGACCTCCGCCGCCAGGAGGCCCAGCGCAACGTCATCAACTCCCGAG TCAAATTTTGCCGGGATGAGTTGCGTCTGCTTCAAGAACCGGCTTCACATGTTGGTGAGGTTGTGAAGGTGATGAGCAAATCAAAGGTTCTAGTGAAG GTGCATCCAGAAGGCAAATACATCGTAGATGTTGATAAAAGCATAGATATTGCAAAGCTCATGCCTTCCACAAGAGTTGCTCTTCGAAGCGGCAGCTATATGCTTCATGTTATCCTGCCCAGTAAAGTCGATCCATTGGTTAATCTTATGAAGGTTGAGAAGGTTCCTGATTCTACATACGATATGATTGGTGGTCTTGATCAGCAAATTAAAGAGATCAAAGAG GTGATCGAGCTTCCAATTAAGCATCCTGAGTTGTTTGAGAGTCTTGGAATTGCCCAACCAAAG GGTGTCATTCTCTATGGCCCTCCAGGTACAGGAAAAACATTACTTGCACGTGCGGTTGCTCATCACACGGACTGCACCTTCATTAGGGTCTCAGGTTCTGAGCTGGTTCAGAAGTACATTGGAGAGGGCTCCCGGATGGTTCGCGAACTTTTTGTGATGGCTAG GGAACATGCACCATCCATTATATTTATGGACGAAATAGACTCCATAGGATCTGCTAGGATGGGGTCAGGAGGTGGTCGTGGTGACAGTGAGGTTCAGCGAACCATGCTTGAGCTTCTAAACCAACTTGATGGTTTTGAGGCAACACACAAGATTAAGGTTCTTATGGCAACAAACAGGATAGACATATTGGATCAAGCCCTCCTGAGGCCTGGCCGCATTGACAGGAAGATTGAATTTCCAAATCCGAATGAAACT TCTCGCTTTGATATTTTGAAGATCCACTCCAGAAGAATGAACTTGATGCGTGACATTGACCTGAAGAAGATCGCTGCGAAGATGAATGGAGCATCAGGAGCAGAGTTGAAG GCTATTTGCACAGAAGCGGGAATGTTTGCCCTTCGCGAGAGAAGAGTGCACGTCACCCAGGAGGATTTTGATATGGCAGTGGCAAAGGTGATGAAGAAGGATACGGAGAAGAACATGTCACTGCGGAAACTCTGGAAGTGA
- the LOC117853666 gene encoding putative cyclin-dependent kinase F-2: MRPEDPVGTLRDRSPEQLIRSSGCYGPEVDIWALGCVMAELLTGGEPLFTATTEEDMITMGVEAFHGMVELSVAGREVLAGLLAFHSEERLTAADALKHRRRRMRRRCPLRLPKRSSLALCRRSLKRRRVQ, from the coding sequence ATGCGCCCGGAGGATCCCGTGGGCACATTACGGGACCGCTCGCCGGAGCAGCTGATACGCAGCAGCGGGTGCTACGGGCCCGAGGTGGACATCTGGGCCCTGGGGTGCGTGATGGCCGAGCtcctcaccggcggcgagccccTGTTCACGGCGACCACGGAGGAGGACATGATCACGATGGGGGTGGAGGCGTTCCACGGGATGGTGGAGCTGTCGGTTGCCGGGCGCGAGGTCCTTGCTGGACTTCTGGCCTTCCACTCCGAGGAGAGGCTCACCGCGGCGGACGCGCTCAAGCACCGGCGGAGGAGGATGCGGAGGCGATGTCCCCTGCGGCTGCCGAAGCGGAGCTCCCTGGCTTTGTGCCGTCGTTCTCTGAAGCGTAGGAGAGTCCAGTAG